In one Candidatus Planktophila vernalis genomic region, the following are encoded:
- the rplQ gene encoding 50S ribosomal protein L17, producing MPKPSKGPRLGSGPSHERLLLRTLAEQLFEHGKITTTEAKAKRLRPLAEKLITFAKKGDLPARRQVMAQISNKSVVHTLFTVIGPRFAARNGGYTRITKVGPRKGDNAPMAVIEVLTEKDN from the coding sequence ATGCCAAAACCAAGTAAAGGTCCTCGTTTGGGTTCAGGCCCATCACACGAACGCTTACTCCTACGCACTCTTGCAGAGCAGTTGTTCGAGCATGGCAAGATCACAACAACCGAGGCAAAGGCTAAGCGCCTGCGTCCATTAGCTGAAAAGTTAATTACTTTCGCTAAGAAAGGTGATCTTCCTGCACGTCGCCAAGTTATGGCACAGATTTCAAATAAGAGCGTTGTACACACTCTTTTCACTGTAATCGGTCCACGCTTTGCTGCACGTAATGGTGGATACACACGCATTACTAAGGTCGGTCCTCGCAAGGGTGACAACGCACCTATGGCAGTAATTGAAGTATTAACTGAGAAAGATAACTAA
- the truA gene encoding tRNA pseudouridine(38-40) synthase TruA gives MTEPTLYPESGFLRLRIDLSYDGTNYSGWAKQPDRRTVQEEFENALSTILQSPVETIVAGRTDAGVHAIGQVIHVDVAESTSLDDLAFKLNRMLDEDIRINNVAVVKGAFHARFSATRRYYTYKIMDGNKAVPPINRFDITPWYRTLDVDLLNAASALLVGEHDFAAYCKFREGSTTIRNLVRFDWVRNSEGILVAELAADSFCYSMVRNLVGAAVCVAEGRFGPDWIQATLENKERISDSLVFPSRGLTLRQVDYSE, from the coding sequence ATGACGGAACCCACTCTCTACCCAGAGAGTGGGTTTCTTCGTTTAAGGATTGATTTATCGTACGACGGGACTAATTACTCAGGCTGGGCTAAACAACCTGATCGCCGTACAGTGCAAGAAGAGTTCGAGAACGCACTTTCAACTATTTTGCAAAGCCCGGTAGAGACAATTGTGGCTGGCAGAACTGATGCTGGAGTTCATGCAATCGGGCAAGTTATTCATGTTGATGTTGCAGAGTCCACAAGCCTTGATGACTTAGCTTTTAAGTTAAATCGTATGTTGGATGAAGATATTCGGATTAATAATGTGGCAGTCGTGAAGGGGGCTTTTCATGCCCGCTTTTCAGCCACCCGTAGGTATTACACATACAAGATTATGGATGGCAATAAAGCCGTTCCACCTATTAATCGCTTTGATATCACGCCCTGGTATCGCACACTAGATGTTGATCTACTCAATGCCGCCAGTGCTCTATTGGTGGGGGAACATGATTTTGCGGCTTACTGCAAATTCCGTGAAGGCAGCACAACCATTCGAAATCTTGTGCGCTTTGATTGGGTTCGAAATAGTGAAGGAATATTGGTCGCTGAACTAGCTGCTGATTCATTTTGTTATTCCATGGTGAGAAATCTTGTGGGAGCAGCTGTTTGTGTTGCTGAGGGGCGCTTTGGGCCCGATTGGATTCAAGCGACTTTGGAGAATAAAGAGCGGATCTCAGATTCCCTTGTTTTCCCATCCCGGGGCCTGACTTTGCGCCAGGTGGACTACTCAGAATGA
- the rplM gene encoding 50S ribosomal protein L13: MRTYSPKAGDAVRKWHIIDAQDVVLGRLATHAAVLLRGKHKPTFAPHMDMGDFVIVINAEKIALSGNKSKQKWAHHHSGFPGGLTSTVYGELLEKHPTRAVEKAIKGMIPKNRLGKDIASKLKVYAGPNHPHAAQAPTPYVFDQVSQIVK, translated from the coding sequence GTGCGTACATACAGTCCAAAAGCTGGTGATGCAGTCCGTAAGTGGCACATCATCGATGCACAAGATGTGGTCTTGGGCCGTCTTGCAACACATGCTGCCGTTCTACTTCGTGGAAAGCACAAGCCAACTTTTGCACCACACATGGACATGGGTGACTTCGTCATCGTTATCAATGCAGAAAAGATTGCACTCTCTGGTAACAAGTCAAAGCAGAAGTGGGCTCACCATCACTCAGGTTTCCCAGGCGGTTTAACTTCAACTGTGTACGGCGAACTTCTTGAGAAGCACCCAACTCGCGCAGTTGAAAAGGCGATTAAGGGAATGATTCCTAAGAACCGTCTTGGTAAGGATATTGCTTCAAAGCTAAAGGTTTATGCGGGACCAAATCACCCACATGCAGCACAAGCACCAACACCATATGTATTCGATCAAGTTTCACAAATCGTGAAGTAA
- the rpsI gene encoding 30S ribosomal protein S9, which translates to MSENTTAFDLDEAEVPTSYSSSTPAPATNRPAIKAPGRGTGRRKEAVARVRLVPGSGKWVVNGKTLENYFPNKVHQQLVSEPFRTVGAENSYDVFARINGGGVSGQAGALRLGVARSLNQIDEEANRPALKKAGFLSRDARVIERKKYGLKKARKRSQYSKR; encoded by the coding sequence ATGTCAGAGAACACAACAGCTTTCGATCTCGATGAGGCCGAAGTTCCTACTTCATACTCTTCTTCAACTCCAGCACCAGCAACTAACCGCCCAGCTATCAAGGCTCCAGGTCGCGGAACAGGTCGTCGTAAAGAGGCAGTTGCACGTGTTCGCTTAGTTCCAGGAAGCGGCAAGTGGGTTGTTAATGGAAAGACTCTTGAAAACTATTTCCCAAATAAAGTTCACCAACAATTAGTGTCAGAACCATTCCGCACAGTTGGTGCAGAGAATTCATACGATGTCTTCGCCCGTATCAATGGTGGCGGAGTTTCTGGTCAAGCTGGTGCACTACGTCTAGGCGTTGCACGTTCACTTAACCAGATTGATGAAGAAGCAAACCGTCCAGCACTCAAAAAAGCTGGATTCCTTTCACGTGATGCACGTGTTATCGAGCGCAAGAAGTACGGTCTGAAGAAGGCACGTAAGCGTTCTCAATACAGCAAGCGTTAA
- the glmM gene encoding phosphoglucosamine mutase produces the protein MALFGTDGIRGLANRDLTAELALDVSVAAAHILVESSSNKDHRPTAIVGQDSRASGEFLEAAVVAGLTSAGINVYRVGVLPTPAIAHLVAESKADLGVMISASHNPMPDNGIKLFARGGGKLDDAIEARIEARMGEDWERPTGKNVGRAINDDSATERYLKHLLSSVETPLKGLKIVVDCANGASSFVAPEAYRRAGAEVVAIFNQPDGWNINEDCGSTHLHQLRAAVLKEGADVGIAHDGDADRCLAIDAAGNEIDGDHILTLLARGFKARGKLKSNTVVGTVMSNLGFMHAMKDAGIDVVTTPVGDRYVLENMIANDYSLGGEQSGHVIMRDLANTGDGVLTALQLLQEVVRTGKTLQELAATMVRFPQVLINVKDVKKDKLADSAAITAAVKSAEARLADSGRVLLRASGTEPLVRVMVEAASDSLAHEVARGLADIVKSELG, from the coding sequence ATGGCGCTCTTTGGTACTGATGGAATTCGTGGCTTAGCCAATCGTGATTTAACTGCAGAACTTGCCTTAGATGTCTCTGTTGCAGCTGCTCATATATTGGTAGAAAGCTCATCAAATAAGGACCATCGCCCAACGGCAATTGTGGGTCAAGATTCACGTGCTTCAGGGGAGTTCTTAGAAGCAGCTGTTGTTGCTGGTTTAACAAGTGCTGGAATCAATGTTTATCGCGTTGGCGTATTACCCACACCTGCAATTGCACATCTTGTTGCTGAATCAAAAGCAGACCTGGGTGTGATGATCAGTGCCTCACATAATCCAATGCCAGATAATGGAATTAAGTTATTTGCTCGCGGTGGTGGCAAGTTAGATGATGCTATTGAAGCTCGTATTGAAGCGCGCATGGGTGAAGATTGGGAACGTCCAACAGGTAAAAATGTGGGCCGTGCAATCAATGATGACAGCGCTACTGAGCGATATCTCAAGCATTTACTCTCATCAGTTGAAACACCCCTTAAAGGTTTGAAGATTGTCGTGGATTGTGCAAACGGTGCATCATCCTTTGTTGCACCTGAGGCATATCGCAGAGCAGGCGCTGAAGTGGTTGCCATCTTTAATCAGCCAGATGGTTGGAACATTAATGAGGATTGTGGTTCTACCCACCTTCACCAACTACGTGCTGCAGTTCTTAAAGAAGGTGCCGATGTTGGTATCGCCCATGATGGTGATGCTGATCGTTGCTTAGCAATTGATGCAGCTGGAAATGAAATTGATGGCGATCATATTCTGACTTTGTTAGCTCGCGGCTTTAAGGCTCGCGGCAAGTTAAAGAGCAACACAGTTGTTGGCACAGTGATGAGCAATCTTGGTTTCATGCATGCGATGAAAGATGCTGGAATTGATGTCGTTACAACTCCGGTTGGAGATCGCTACGTTCTTGAAAACATGATTGCTAATGATTATTCATTGGGCGGGGAACAATCGGGCCATGTCATCATGCGTGATCTTGCAAATACAGGAGACGGAGTATTGACTGCGTTGCAACTGTTGCAAGAGGTAGTTCGCACGGGTAAAACCTTGCAGGAGCTAGCAGCAACTATGGTGCGCTTTCCGCAAGTATTAATCAATGTTAAAGATGTTAAGAAAGATAAGTTGGCAGATTCTGCAGCAATAACAGCAGCAGTTAAATCTGCTGAAGCACGTTTGGCTGATAGTGGTCGCGTGTTATTGCGAGCCTCTGGCACAGAGCCATTGGTAAGAGTCATGGTGGAAGCTGCCAGTGATAGCCTTGCTCATGAAGTTGCAAGAGGACTTGCAGATATCGTCAAAAGCGAACTGGGGTAA
- the glmS gene encoding glutamine--fructose-6-phosphate transaminase (isomerizing), with translation MCGIVGYSGPQSAATPLIEGLRRLEYRGYDSAGIALGTQGKLFIEKKAGKLSNLEGSLDSSLPVVHSGIGHTRWATHGGPTDGNAHPHVDNEGKLAVIHNGIIENYSELRKELEARGHKFSSETDTESVAHLLSDLRKKHNGDLSAAMREAVKALRGSFTLLAIHGDAPEVVVGVRRNSPLVVGLGNGENFMASDVAAFIDYTKCAIELGQDEVVTMTPTSVKITDLDGKAVAPKEYQITWDASAAQKGGFTHFMLKEIFEQPKAVADTLIGRLSDNKQIVLDELRMSADEIRALKKITVIACGTAYHAGLVAKYAIEKWAKIPVDVEIASEFRYRDPIIDAGTLVIAISQSGETMDTLMAVRHAKAAGGRVLAICNTNSSTIPRESDAVLYTHAGPEIAVASTKALLTQMVAVYLIGLHLAQVNGALKDAEVESLYKELLELPGKIEQILETVEPLRALTRSFAENNIVLFLGRNIGYPVALEGALKLKELAYIHAEGFAGGELKHGPIALIDKGTPVIAILPAGHEHALDEKMLSNIQEVKARGARVIVIAEEGAHVEGAEHIIRIPVVPALFQPVLATVPLQVFAYEMAVARGNDVDQPRNLAKSVTVE, from the coding sequence ATGTGCGGAATTGTGGGTTACAGCGGGCCACAATCTGCAGCAACGCCTCTAATCGAAGGTTTACGCCGCCTTGAATACCGCGGCTATGACTCAGCAGGAATTGCACTTGGAACACAGGGCAAACTCTTTATTGAAAAGAAAGCTGGAAAGCTTTCAAATCTTGAAGGATCTTTAGATTCATCTCTTCCAGTAGTTCACTCTGGAATTGGTCACACACGCTGGGCAACACACGGCGGACCAACTGATGGCAATGCCCATCCTCATGTTGATAACGAAGGCAAGTTAGCTGTTATCCATAATGGAATTATTGAGAACTATTCAGAACTTCGAAAAGAGTTAGAGGCTCGCGGACATAAGTTTTCTTCAGAAACTGATACTGAGTCAGTTGCACATCTTCTCAGTGACCTGCGCAAAAAACACAATGGAGATTTATCTGCTGCAATGCGTGAAGCAGTTAAAGCCTTGCGAGGCTCATTTACGCTCCTTGCAATTCATGGGGATGCACCAGAGGTTGTAGTTGGTGTTCGCAGAAACTCACCTTTAGTTGTTGGTTTGGGTAATGGCGAGAACTTCATGGCCTCTGATGTTGCAGCCTTTATCGATTACACCAAGTGCGCAATTGAACTTGGCCAAGATGAAGTAGTCACAATGACTCCAACGTCAGTGAAAATTACTGATCTAGATGGCAAAGCAGTTGCACCAAAGGAGTATCAAATTACTTGGGATGCAAGTGCTGCCCAAAAGGGTGGTTTTACGCACTTCATGCTCAAGGAAATCTTTGAACAACCAAAGGCAGTTGCAGATACTTTGATTGGCCGTTTGAGCGATAACAAGCAGATTGTTCTAGATGAGCTGCGCATGAGCGCTGATGAGATCCGAGCGCTAAAGAAGATTACTGTCATCGCTTGTGGAACTGCCTATCACGCAGGTCTAGTTGCAAAGTATGCAATTGAAAAGTGGGCAAAGATTCCAGTAGATGTTGAGATTGCCAGTGAATTTAGATATCGCGATCCGATTATTGATGCAGGAACATTAGTCATCGCTATTTCACAATCAGGTGAAACGATGGATACTTTGATGGCTGTTCGCCATGCAAAAGCTGCTGGTGGTCGAGTATTAGCAATTTGTAATACAAACTCTTCAACAATTCCACGTGAATCAGACGCAGTTCTTTATACGCACGCTGGTCCTGAAATCGCAGTTGCTTCTACAAAGGCATTGCTGACGCAGATGGTGGCCGTTTACTTAATTGGACTTCACTTAGCCCAAGTAAATGGAGCGCTTAAAGATGCTGAAGTAGAGAGTTTGTATAAAGAGCTTTTGGAACTTCCAGGAAAGATTGAACAGATTCTTGAGACCGTAGAGCCATTGCGTGCACTGACTCGCAGCTTTGCTGAAAATAACATTGTTTTGTTTTTAGGTAGAAATATTGGATACCCAGTTGCACTCGAAGGTGCGTTGAAGCTCAAAGAGCTTGCTTACATTCACGCCGAGGGATTTGCTGGGGGAGAGCTCAAGCATGGTCCGATTGCTCTCATTGATAAAGGAACACCAGTAATTGCAATCTTGCCTGCAGGACATGAACACGCACTTGATGAAAAGATGCTCAGTAATATCCAAGAGGTCAAAGCTCGTGGTGCTCGTGTCATTGTTATCGCTGAAGAAGGCGCACATGTTGAGGGCGCAGAGCACATAATTCGCATTCCAGTAGTCCCAGCTCTATTCCAGCCAGTATTAGCAACAGTGCCTTTGCAAGTCTTTGCATATGAGATGGCTGTTGCACGAGGCAATGATGTTGACCAACCTAGAAACTTGGCAAAATCAGTTACAGTTGAATAA
- a CDS encoding phosphatase PAP2 family protein, producing MQTETQLRRKQMDRALRWSLLLFTGFLLVTQQVLTFGPLVEYDKKINSDPKPQFEGLAGFLLRRLDDLGLRGLTATVLILAASFIAYKFKTWRPLNLAFLSLILLNLVVGTFKLFLGRTKPRDGFDLLHAGGMSYPSGHASNAVLSWGILAYLIYRYAKVDRYQGRLASAGVAAISLTVCVVSLIRHTHWFTDLLGGLFVGSALLVAVIAVDRYVPSKSQLH from the coding sequence ATGCAAACAGAAACTCAACTTCGCAGAAAGCAGATGGATCGCGCATTGCGCTGGTCTTTACTGCTATTCACTGGCTTTCTCTTAGTTACACAGCAAGTACTCACCTTTGGTCCATTAGTCGAATACGACAAGAAGATTAATAGTGATCCCAAACCACAGTTTGAAGGTCTTGCTGGATTTCTACTTCGCAGGTTAGATGATTTAGGACTTCGTGGATTGACTGCAACTGTTTTAATCCTGGCGGCTTCATTTATTGCTTATAAGTTTAAAACCTGGCGGCCACTCAATTTAGCTTTTCTCTCATTGATACTACTGAATTTAGTTGTTGGAACATTTAAGTTATTCCTAGGAAGAACAAAGCCGCGCGATGGATTCGATTTATTACATGCCGGTGGAATGTCGTATCCAAGTGGGCATGCATCAAATGCTGTCTTATCGTGGGGAATATTGGCTTACTTGATTTATAGATATGCGAAAGTTGATCGATATCAAGGCCGCCTTGCAAGTGCTGGAGTTGCGGCAATTTCATTAACTGTTTGCGTTGTTTCACTTATTCGCCATACCCACTGGTTCACTGATTTATTAGGGGGCCTATTTGTCGGAAGCGCTTTGCTAGTGGCAGTCATTGCCGTAGATCGCTACGTTCCCTCAAAGAGCCAACTGCACTAG
- a CDS encoding holo-ACP synthase, whose translation MIDGIGIDVVDIERFKSSLERTPGLLEKLFTSNERTKPIHSLAARFAAKEALAKALSAGKGLSWHEAEVVNLENGKPVFLFRGEIADLVDGADVHLSLSHDAGIASAMVIVERT comes from the coding sequence ATGATTGATGGAATCGGCATTGATGTCGTTGATATCGAGCGATTTAAATCCTCATTAGAACGCACGCCTGGATTACTTGAAAAACTCTTTACAAGCAATGAACGAACTAAGCCCATCCACTCACTCGCTGCCCGCTTTGCAGCAAAAGAAGCTCTTGCTAAGGCTTTGAGTGCTGGCAAAGGCTTGAGCTGGCATGAGGCTGAAGTGGTTAATTTAGAGAATGGAAAGCCAGTCTTTCTCTTTCGCGGTGAAATCGCTGATTTAGTTGATGGAGCTGATGTCCACCTTTCTCTTTCTCATGATGCCGGTATCGCATCAGCCATGGTGATTGTGGAGCGCACGTAA
- the alr gene encoding alanine racemase: protein MQHRAEARIDLFALASNISILKATSQVDLLAVVKADAYGHGLVEIGLAAEKSGADWLGVALLEEAISLRAHGVRIPILAWLVPPGSDFDSAAKHDIDVAVASLGTLKEISQLPNKPRIHIEVDTGMTRGGFLDEWDELLKADFSKVEVVGIFSHFARADEAGQQQNLDQLTEFKKKIEQLKAVGINPLIKHLSNSAATLLDSDSTFDMVRTGIAMYGLSPDVKAMGDSKKLGLKPVMQLRAKLHLVKKVPAGSPVGYGATAVTEKETKIGVVAMGYADGIPRIAQGAGVFIDGKRSPIIGRVSMDQFVVDLGVSSTANSGDWVVVFGDGSHGEYTADDWGNASLSINYEIVTRIGPRVPRIYAPHVY, encoded by the coding sequence ATGCAACATCGCGCTGAAGCTCGTATTGACCTATTCGCTCTTGCTTCAAATATTTCAATTCTAAAAGCTACATCTCAAGTGGATCTCTTGGCAGTTGTTAAAGCCGATGCATATGGACATGGGTTAGTTGAAATCGGCTTAGCTGCTGAGAAAAGTGGTGCTGACTGGTTAGGAGTGGCCTTACTAGAAGAGGCAATCTCACTTCGCGCCCATGGTGTGCGCATTCCTATATTGGCTTGGTTGGTTCCACCAGGATCAGATTTCGATTCGGCTGCAAAACATGACATCGATGTTGCAGTGGCATCCCTTGGGACCTTAAAGGAAATTTCTCAACTACCGAATAAACCACGCATTCATATTGAAGTCGACACAGGAATGACACGTGGTGGTTTTCTAGATGAGTGGGACGAACTACTCAAAGCAGACTTTTCTAAAGTAGAAGTTGTGGGAATTTTCTCGCACTTTGCACGAGCCGATGAAGCGGGTCAACAACAAAACCTTGATCAACTCACAGAATTTAAGAAAAAGATTGAGCAGCTAAAGGCGGTTGGGATCAATCCACTCATCAAACATCTATCTAACTCAGCGGCTACTTTGTTAGATAGTGATTCCACCTTTGACATGGTGCGCACAGGTATTGCGATGTATGGGTTGAGCCCAGATGTTAAAGCTATGGGGGATAGTAAGAAATTGGGTTTAAAGCCAGTCATGCAACTTCGAGCTAAATTACATTTAGTAAAAAAAGTTCCTGCGGGTTCTCCAGTTGGATATGGTGCTACTGCAGTCACAGAAAAAGAGACAAAAATTGGCGTGGTTGCAATGGGTTATGCCGATGGAATTCCACGTATTGCACAAGGTGCAGGCGTATTTATTGACGGCAAGAGATCTCCAATAATTGGGCGAGTTTCTATGGATCAATTTGTAGTTGATTTAGGGGTGAGCTCTACCGCCAATTCAGGTGATTGGGTGGTTGTTTTTGGCGATGGTTCTCACGGTGAATACACCGCCGATGATTGGGGTAACGCTTCGTTATCAATTAATTATGAAATCGTGACAAGAATTGGTCCCCGAGTGCCTAGAATATACGCACCTCATGTCTACTAA
- a CDS encoding ABC transporter ATP-binding protein, translating into MSTNNAALRVEGVNVSFGGLRALNDVYLEIGKNEVVGLIGPNGAGKTTLFNALCGLVKPDSGKLFLDGKDHDFPRTSNLVDLGISRTLQGVGLFGDLTVLENVMVGAHHLANSGLLSAALGRSGKDEKEIRTKSFSALERVYAGGLANRRADTLSYPDTKRVAIARALVSEPKILMLDEPAGGLGSQDIEWMNLLIRNLSASMSVLLIEHHMDVVMSVCSKLYVLNFGEVIASGNAETVRRDPAVMAAYLGTGAK; encoded by the coding sequence ATGTCTACTAATAATGCAGCGCTGCGTGTCGAAGGTGTCAACGTCTCCTTCGGTGGACTTCGCGCTCTCAATGATGTCTATTTAGAGATTGGTAAGAACGAGGTTGTTGGATTAATTGGTCCCAATGGCGCCGGCAAGACAACTTTATTTAATGCACTCTGTGGTTTAGTAAAGCCAGATTCTGGAAAGTTATTCTTAGATGGAAAAGACCATGATTTCCCACGTACTTCGAATTTAGTTGATTTGGGTATCTCTCGAACATTGCAAGGTGTTGGACTATTTGGAGATTTGACTGTTCTTGAAAATGTGATGGTTGGTGCGCACCACCTTGCAAATTCAGGATTACTTTCTGCAGCGTTAGGGCGCAGCGGCAAAGATGAAAAAGAGATTCGCACAAAATCATTTAGTGCGCTAGAGCGTGTGTATGCAGGTGGCTTAGCTAATCGACGCGCCGATACATTGTCATATCCTGATACAAAGCGCGTTGCAATTGCCCGTGCACTAGTAAGTGAACCAAAGATTTTGATGTTGGATGAACCTGCCGGTGGCTTAGGTTCACAAGATATTGAATGGATGAACCTTTTAATTCGAAATTTAAGTGCCTCTATGTCAGTACTACTCATCGAACACCACATGGATGTTGTTATGTCGGTGTGTAGCAAGCTATATGTTCTTAACTTTGGTGAAGTTATTGCCAGTGGAAACGCTGAGACAGTGCGCCGTGATCCAGCAGTGATGGCTGCCTATCTGGGAACAGGTGCTAAATGA